From Streptomyces sp. NBC_00690, a single genomic window includes:
- a CDS encoding DUF6282 family protein, whose product MTAISDPVAKVLRGSVDLHCHSGPSPFPRRMDHVEAAQDAQERLDMRAIVVKSHHHNTVMDVLAMAPRLRQLRTQVFGGIALNSFTGGLNPHAVRMSLRMGGKVVWFPTMSSGRHIECHREGDGFPTETVPLTCDRIDILDAAGELRPEVDEILDVVAESGALLSGGHMYPDLIRRLFEAARAKGIRRLIVNHPNFVIGAEPEQCLEYVRLGAHIEHEVGMYDPEGHMKWDPKLLLDWIERIGPEHTVISSDLGQAGNPKPVDAYLRVCGALLDLGLPERELQRMTRDNPAALLGLD is encoded by the coding sequence ATGACAGCGATATCCGACCCTGTTGCCAAGGTGCTGCGGGGCAGCGTCGACCTCCACTGCCACTCCGGGCCCAGCCCGTTCCCCCGGCGGATGGACCATGTGGAGGCCGCCCAGGACGCACAGGAGCGGCTCGACATGCGGGCCATCGTGGTCAAGTCCCACCACCACAACACGGTGATGGACGTACTTGCCATGGCCCCGCGTCTGCGCCAGCTGCGAACCCAGGTCTTCGGTGGGATCGCCCTCAACAGCTTCACCGGCGGATTGAATCCCCACGCGGTCCGGATGTCGCTGCGGATGGGCGGCAAGGTGGTGTGGTTCCCGACCATGTCCTCGGGCCGGCACATCGAATGCCATCGCGAGGGCGACGGATTCCCCACCGAGACCGTGCCGCTGACCTGCGACCGCATCGACATCCTCGACGCCGCGGGTGAGCTGCGGCCCGAGGTGGACGAGATCCTCGATGTCGTCGCTGAGAGCGGCGCACTGCTCTCCGGCGGGCATATGTACCCGGATCTGATCCGTCGGCTCTTCGAGGCGGCCCGCGCCAAAGGCATCCGCCGACTGATCGTCAACCACCCGAACTTCGTCATCGGCGCCGAACCCGAGCAGTGCCTGGAGTACGTACGTCTCGGTGCGCACATCGAACACGAAGTGGGGATGTACGACCCGGAAGGGCACATGAAGTGGGACCCGAAGCTGCTCCTCGACTGGATCGAGCGCATCGGCCCCGAACACACCGTCATCTCTTCCGACCTCGGCCAGGCCGGCAACCCGAAACCGGTCGACGCCTATCTGCGGGTCTGCGGCGCACTGCTCGACCTCGGCCTCCCCGAGCGGGAACTCCAGCGGATGACCAGGGACAACCCGGCTGCCCTGCTGGGACTCGACTGA
- a CDS encoding MFS transporter, whose protein sequence is MNQTHTARRPAVPDSEYHPKAKAAVRAGVLAYFVDQFDIYLPIIALAPASAYFQSTDISTSAAALLNAFVFASTLIARPIGAMIFGHFADTRSRHKSTLVAVAGFGVTTALIAVLPGYETIGIASVVLLIALRFVDGIFLGGEYTTAVPLAMEWSPRNRRGLVSGSITCTSPAAYAVVAAITLVLLSVMPSADVDSAYVQWGWRIPFAIGALLAVVLFLAYRREVEEPNTERTTQGGSPLAQLVKGEHRRSMIQIFVLMTGTWLACNAGLAVLPGLLSSHVGLTNTEVTVTMMVATAVTAVTYPLFGILSQRIGRRPFYIGYGIAVVVGAPAYALAMNRDNGLGMTMVICSVVTVFTIGTFAPIAAYLTERFPASIRASGYGVGHSLALIIPAFYAFYLDGLAGFMPDYYAPVVLVVLAGALISVGALAGPETKDVDMGPQTTDTVT, encoded by the coding sequence ATGAACCAAACCCACACCGCCCGCAGACCTGCGGTGCCGGATTCCGAGTACCACCCCAAGGCCAAGGCGGCGGTCCGCGCGGGGGTGCTGGCCTACTTCGTCGACCAGTTCGACATCTACCTACCGATCATCGCCCTGGCCCCCGCGAGCGCCTACTTCCAGTCCACAGACATCAGCACCAGCGCGGCGGCTCTGCTCAACGCATTCGTCTTCGCGTCGACCCTGATCGCCCGTCCGATCGGCGCGATGATCTTCGGGCACTTCGCCGACACCCGCAGTCGCCACAAGAGCACCCTGGTCGCGGTCGCAGGGTTCGGTGTCACCACCGCCCTCATCGCGGTGCTCCCCGGCTACGAGACGATCGGCATCGCCTCGGTCGTCCTACTCATCGCCCTGCGGTTCGTGGACGGCATCTTCCTCGGCGGCGAATACACCACCGCCGTGCCCCTCGCGATGGAATGGAGTCCCCGCAACCGCCGCGGGCTGGTTTCGGGAAGCATCACCTGCACCTCGCCGGCCGCCTACGCGGTGGTGGCCGCCATCACACTCGTCCTGCTCTCCGTGATGCCGTCGGCCGATGTGGACTCCGCGTACGTACAGTGGGGTTGGCGCATTCCCTTCGCGATCGGAGCCCTGCTGGCCGTTGTGCTCTTCCTCGCCTACCGCCGTGAGGTCGAGGAGCCCAACACCGAGCGCACCACTCAGGGCGGTTCACCCCTGGCCCAACTGGTCAAGGGCGAGCATCGGCGCAGCATGATCCAGATCTTCGTGCTGATGACGGGCACCTGGCTGGCCTGCAACGCCGGACTGGCGGTCCTGCCCGGACTGCTCTCCTCACACGTCGGACTCACGAACACCGAGGTGACGGTCACCATGATGGTGGCGACCGCCGTAACCGCCGTGACCTATCCCCTGTTCGGGATCCTGTCCCAGCGCATCGGCCGCCGCCCCTTCTACATCGGCTACGGCATCGCGGTGGTGGTCGGCGCGCCCGCCTACGCACTCGCCATGAACAGGGACAACGGCCTCGGCATGACGATGGTGATCTGCAGCGTGGTCACCGTGTTCACCATCGGGACCTTCGCACCGATCGCCGCCTATCTGACCGAGCGCTTCCCCGCGAGCATCCGGGCCAGCGGATACGGCGTCGGCCACAGCCTCGCGCTGATCATCCCCGCTTTCTACGCGTTCTATCTCGACGGGCTCGCCGGCTTCATGCCCGACTACTACGCCCCCGTGGTTCTGGTGGTCCTCGCCGGAGCCCTCATCAGTGTCGGTGCACTGGCCGGTCCGGAGACCAAGGATGTGGACATGGGACCTCAGACGACGGATACGGTGACCTGA
- a CDS encoding IclR family transcriptional regulator: MAHGVDGAASSGDIQAVSRVGQILGLFSGANPTTTVAEAAEQLGLNRSTTHRYFTSLVAADLLERTAEPSRFSPGSLLLQLGAAALGRRRVLDVAPPYMRRVSHATHLTTVLSLWGSSGPVVSRSEEDGTRSVLVTVRVGTQLGLRSAQAKVFLAFLPDQLRVDRLLLTLPESEQDELRSELDEVRRTGIATDHLVDSGITALATGVFDEYGICATIAIVGTTRTLPFEGAHPFRDELLAAAEQISGAMGGSTAPR; this comes from the coding sequence ATGGCGCATGGCGTCGACGGAGCGGCGTCCTCGGGCGACATCCAGGCGGTGAGCCGGGTCGGACAGATCCTGGGCCTGTTCTCCGGGGCCAATCCCACCACCACGGTGGCAGAGGCAGCCGAGCAGTTGGGGTTGAACCGGAGCACCACCCATCGGTACTTCACCTCCCTCGTCGCCGCGGATCTGTTGGAACGGACCGCCGAGCCGTCGCGCTTCTCACCGGGGAGCCTGCTGCTCCAACTGGGTGCGGCAGCCCTGGGCAGACGACGGGTGCTGGACGTGGCGCCGCCGTACATGCGACGGGTCTCGCATGCCACACATCTGACCACTGTCCTCAGCCTGTGGGGCTCATCGGGCCCGGTGGTCTCACGCTCCGAGGAGGACGGCACCCGCTCGGTGTTGGTCACCGTGCGGGTGGGCACCCAGCTCGGGCTGCGCTCCGCTCAGGCGAAGGTGTTCCTCGCCTTCCTCCCCGACCAGCTACGCGTCGACAGGCTGCTCCTCACCCTGCCGGAGAGCGAACAGGACGAGTTGCGATCCGAACTCGACGAGGTGCGACGCACCGGCATCGCCACCGACCACCTCGTCGATTCCGGCATCACCGCGTTGGCAACCGGGGTGTTCGACGAGTACGGCATCTGCGCGACGATCGCGATCGTGGGCACCACCCGTACGCTGCCGTTCGAGGGTGCCCACCCGTTCCGCGACGAACTGCTCGCCGCCGCCGAGCAGATCTCCGGAGCCATGGGTGGCTCGACCGCACCTCGCTGA
- a CDS encoding ABC transporter substrate-binding protein encodes MSTDALKELYEQARAEGGGLVVYAGGDAPEQAGMYTAGFREAFPEIDIEVTVDLSKFHNARIDAQHIRGDNRVDVVHVQTVNDFPYWKEQGLLQAFRPEGLDQVDPDFVDPDGAYYALFVFAFSNVVDTNVIPEDQAPREALDYLRPDLKDRIVLTYPHDDDAVLYQFERIIAKHGYGWLEKLLKQNPLWVRGTATPLAVIGSGERAATFTSFYYLNPPEGDSMRFILPKEDFFQSWYQTGAILKDAPHPAAAKLYMAYRLSRQAQQASAQWPARRDVEIPGWKSIDQYPNTDPGGFREFMLDRARVERLRGIMEDFIGPVQGDNPTGVDRAWH; translated from the coding sequence ATGAGCACGGACGCACTCAAGGAGTTGTACGAGCAGGCCAGGGCGGAGGGCGGTGGGCTGGTGGTCTATGCCGGTGGTGACGCGCCGGAGCAGGCGGGGATGTACACGGCCGGGTTCCGCGAGGCGTTCCCGGAGATCGATATCGAGGTGACCGTCGATCTGAGCAAGTTCCACAACGCGCGGATCGACGCCCAGCACATCCGCGGGGACAACCGGGTGGATGTGGTGCATGTCCAGACGGTGAACGACTTCCCGTACTGGAAGGAGCAGGGCCTCCTCCAGGCTTTTCGGCCGGAGGGCCTGGACCAGGTCGACCCGGACTTCGTGGACCCCGACGGCGCCTACTACGCGCTCTTCGTGTTCGCCTTCTCCAATGTCGTCGACACCAACGTCATTCCCGAGGACCAGGCGCCGAGGGAGGCACTCGACTATCTGCGTCCTGATCTCAAGGACCGGATCGTACTGACGTATCCCCATGACGATGACGCCGTTCTGTACCAGTTCGAGCGGATCATCGCGAAGCACGGATACGGCTGGCTGGAGAAGCTGCTGAAGCAGAACCCGCTGTGGGTACGGGGTACCGCGACCCCGCTGGCGGTGATCGGTTCGGGTGAGCGGGCGGCGACGTTCACCTCGTTCTACTACCTGAACCCGCCCGAGGGTGACTCGATGCGGTTCATCCTGCCGAAGGAGGACTTCTTCCAGTCGTGGTACCAGACCGGAGCGATTCTCAAGGACGCTCCGCATCCCGCTGCCGCGAAGCTCTATATGGCTTACCGGCTCTCGCGGCAGGCCCAGCAGGCGTCGGCGCAGTGGCCCGCGCGCCGTGATGTGGAGATTCCCGGTTGGAAGTCCATCGACCAGTACCCCAACACTGACCCGGGCGGGTTCCGCGAGTTCATGCTCGACCGGGCGCGAGTGGAGCGGTTGCGGGGGATCATGGAGGACTTCATCGGCCCCGTCCAGGGCGACAACCCCACCGGAGTCGACCGCGCCTGGCACTGA
- a CDS encoding DUF1203 domain-containing protein, with protein MTAYTALAIPPAALQELRIVDDGGRPMRPYTASEDGVPLDCVGGPLRCCLRTIEAGERVALVSYAPLRRWATTTGADPGAYDEIGPVFIHADECKGPRESGKYPSTRSGALRTVRCYNAKGHIVRGRFFEVPESADAGYDRVLREAFAEPGVALVHIRALEHGCFLFEVRRP; from the coding sequence ATGACCGCCTACACAGCTCTTGCCATCCCTCCCGCCGCGCTACAAGAACTTCGGATCGTCGATGACGGCGGGCGGCCGATGCGGCCGTACACCGCGAGTGAGGACGGCGTGCCCCTGGACTGTGTGGGGGGTCCGCTGCGCTGTTGCCTGCGGACCATCGAAGCGGGTGAGCGGGTCGCCCTCGTCTCCTATGCGCCGCTCCGCCGCTGGGCGACGACCACCGGAGCTGATCCCGGCGCCTATGACGAAATCGGACCGGTGTTCATCCACGCGGACGAGTGCAAGGGGCCGCGGGAATCAGGGAAGTATCCGTCCACGCGATCCGGGGCACTGCGCACCGTCCGGTGCTACAACGCGAAGGGGCACATCGTCAGGGGCCGCTTCTTCGAGGTCCCGGAGAGCGCGGACGCCGGGTACGACCGGGTCCTTCGGGAGGCGTTCGCCGAGCCCGGAGTCGCGCTGGTGCACATACGGGCCCTGGAACATGGCTGCTTCCTCTTCGAGGTCCGGCGGCCGTAG
- a CDS encoding ABC transporter ATP-binding protein, producing the protein MSTTTEGRAAPASGADVGGDRSAALANPGSLARLLAPIRTHLVVCATLSALGAAAGIVPYIAVAEIAQLMLDGATVAHESIWTWVGIGAAGAGLWLLLLVQSSRVGHYADAKILHELRTRIVRHLGALPLGWFRASGSGKVKRALTGDLEEMHEVIAHALGQLTGAGTVMVVGAGYLLSVDVTMALIVLGVLGLMGVCYRISMRSMTTHMSRLTAADARISAASVEYADGIQVVKSFGTGGRVLRRFDDAVDEHTDAFAAWVAEVRYSSAAARLLGSEMAVLAVVTASGLAFVDHGSLAVADLVAFLVVAVGLPNSILPAVTASQGVRKGRMGAANIERLLSRSPLPETERPLTPDGHDVEFDRVSFSYDGVNHAVEDVSAICPSGRVTAIVGPSGAGKSTLASLLPRFYDVTDGAIRIGGVDVRSMPSTELLASMSLVFQEVALLRDSVAENIRIGRPGASDAEVREAAAAAHVHEVIERLPNGYDTLLDAGGGSLSGGERQRLTIARAILSGAPIVVLDEATAALDADSEEAVQNALANLAVGKTVIVIAHRLHTIAGAAHILVLDKGRLAERGGHDDLLARDGLYARMWAAQEGVPA; encoded by the coding sequence GTGAGCACAACAACAGAAGGACGCGCGGCCCCCGCTTCGGGGGCCGATGTGGGCGGCGACCGGTCGGCCGCACTGGCGAACCCCGGGTCCCTGGCACGGTTGCTCGCTCCGATCCGAACCCATCTGGTGGTCTGCGCGACCCTCTCGGCCCTGGGTGCGGCGGCGGGGATCGTGCCGTACATCGCCGTCGCCGAAATCGCTCAACTCATGCTCGACGGCGCGACAGTGGCGCATGAGTCCATCTGGACCTGGGTCGGCATCGGTGCCGCGGGCGCCGGGCTCTGGCTGCTGTTGCTCGTGCAGTCCTCCCGTGTGGGGCACTACGCGGACGCGAAGATCCTGCACGAGCTGCGTACGCGGATCGTGCGCCATCTCGGCGCGTTGCCGTTGGGCTGGTTCCGCGCTTCGGGCTCGGGCAAGGTCAAGAGGGCGCTGACAGGCGACCTGGAGGAGATGCACGAGGTCATCGCCCACGCCTTGGGGCAACTGACCGGAGCGGGCACGGTGATGGTCGTCGGGGCGGGCTATCTGCTCTCCGTCGATGTGACGATGGCCCTGATCGTGCTCGGCGTACTGGGCCTGATGGGGGTCTGCTACCGCATCTCGATGCGGTCCATGACGACCCATATGAGTCGGTTGACCGCTGCCGATGCGCGGATCAGCGCGGCCAGCGTCGAGTACGCCGATGGGATCCAGGTGGTCAAGTCGTTCGGCACCGGAGGCCGGGTCCTACGTCGCTTCGACGACGCCGTGGACGAACACACCGACGCGTTCGCAGCATGGGTCGCCGAGGTGCGCTACAGCTCGGCGGCAGCACGGCTGCTCGGCTCGGAGATGGCCGTCCTCGCCGTTGTGACGGCCTCGGGGCTGGCCTTCGTCGACCATGGGTCGCTGGCGGTCGCGGATCTCGTGGCGTTCCTGGTCGTCGCAGTGGGTCTGCCGAACTCGATCCTCCCAGCCGTCACCGCCTCCCAGGGGGTACGCAAGGGGCGCATGGGCGCGGCCAACATCGAGCGTCTGCTGTCCCGTTCACCATTGCCCGAGACCGAGCGACCGCTCACGCCAGACGGTCACGACGTGGAGTTCGACCGTGTCTCGTTCTCCTACGACGGAGTCAACCATGCGGTCGAGGATGTCAGCGCCATCTGTCCCTCCGGCCGAGTCACCGCGATCGTGGGCCCGTCGGGCGCTGGTAAGTCGACCCTCGCAAGCCTGTTGCCGCGCTTCTACGACGTCACGGACGGAGCGATCCGGATCGGCGGTGTGGATGTGCGCTCGATGCCATCGACGGAGCTGTTGGCTTCGATGTCACTGGTGTTCCAGGAAGTGGCGCTGCTGCGGGACAGCGTGGCGGAGAACATTCGCATCGGTCGCCCCGGTGCCAGCGACGCGGAGGTCCGCGAGGCGGCAGCCGCTGCCCATGTCCACGAGGTGATCGAGCGACTGCCCAACGGGTACGACACGCTGCTCGACGCCGGTGGGGGCAGCCTGTCCGGTGGTGAGCGCCAACGGCTGACGATAGCTCGGGCGATCCTCTCCGGGGCGCCGATCGTCGTCCTGGACGAAGCGACGGCAGCGCTGGACGCCGACAGTGAGGAGGCGGTTCAGAACGCCCTGGCCAATCTGGCCGTCGGCAAGACCGTGATCGTGATCGCCCACCGGCTGCACACGATCGCCGGTGCCGCCCACATCCTCGTACTCGACAAAGGACGGCTGGCCGAACGGGGCGGCCACGACGACTTGCTCGCACGAGACGGCTTGTACGCGCGGATGTGGGCCGCGCAGGAAGGGGTGCCCGCATGA
- a CDS encoding ABC transporter ATP-binding protein, protein MIRRLYRLWPEPQLLARLWLLTAAQAVLQGLLLGLLVPVLNAIARPEPDIAEATPWLVLGAIGAATYAVLSVIATPVGFAAAGVLAAQLRRRLMRHVSTLSLGWFTADHKARLARGVTADVGNAAHLAVTIGGPVITSTLLPATVVAVTFAVDWRMALLLCAIALVAFLALRRAARIAEIAEIELERASTEVAGRAIELGQAQSVLRAAGHADGTPRMRASLEDHRDTYRDGMGRARQPFFVYTGVIMGGFVAVLALTAELMLSNRIAVPEAIALLVLAARFLEPLGNLIDLIGALRAMRNQIARIEDLLAAPTLPVPADPISDLETTDVEFSHVSFAYPGSDTPALSEVSLHCRPGTTTALIGPSGSGKTTVTRLIARFFDVDTGQVRVGGVDVRELDPSALLDEIAIVFQDVYLFDDTIENNLRLARPEATWEELTEAAAAARLDEVIERLPNGWNTCVGEAGAQLSGGERQRVAIARAILKRARIVLVDEASSALDPENEAAITEAIANLGDDPDRTVIVIAHHPATLAAADHVVSLDGSRVVETGTPAELLRTDGAFARLSRQNERARHWRIADHG, encoded by the coding sequence ATGATCCGCAGGTTGTACCGACTCTGGCCCGAGCCGCAACTGTTGGCCCGCCTCTGGCTGCTCACGGCGGCGCAGGCCGTCCTCCAGGGACTGCTGCTCGGCCTCCTCGTCCCCGTTCTGAACGCCATCGCACGGCCCGAACCCGACATCGCCGAGGCCACGCCGTGGCTCGTGCTCGGAGCCATCGGCGCTGCCACGTACGCGGTGCTCTCTGTCATCGCCACTCCGGTGGGCTTCGCGGCGGCCGGCGTACTGGCGGCGCAACTGCGCCGACGGTTGATGCGCCATGTGAGCACACTGTCGTTGGGATGGTTCACCGCCGACCACAAGGCGCGGCTTGCACGGGGGGTGACCGCGGACGTGGGCAACGCTGCGCACCTGGCCGTGACGATCGGTGGGCCCGTGATCACCTCGACGCTGTTGCCGGCGACGGTCGTGGCCGTGACCTTCGCGGTGGACTGGCGGATGGCGTTGCTGTTGTGCGCGATCGCGCTGGTCGCCTTCCTGGCGCTGCGCCGCGCCGCACGCATCGCCGAGATCGCGGAAATCGAGTTGGAGCGGGCATCGACCGAGGTCGCCGGCAGGGCGATCGAACTGGGTCAGGCGCAGTCGGTGCTGCGGGCTGCCGGCCATGCCGACGGCACGCCTCGGATGCGGGCCTCGCTTGAGGACCACCGCGACACCTACCGGGATGGCATGGGGCGCGCTCGACAACCGTTCTTCGTCTACACCGGCGTGATCATGGGTGGGTTCGTCGCGGTGCTCGCACTGACCGCCGAACTGATGCTCAGCAACCGTATTGCGGTTCCCGAGGCCATCGCACTGCTCGTCCTGGCGGCCCGATTCCTGGAGCCACTCGGCAATCTCATCGACCTCATCGGGGCCCTGCGCGCGATGAGGAACCAGATCGCGCGCATCGAGGACCTGCTGGCTGCGCCCACGCTGCCGGTGCCGGCCGACCCGATATCCGATCTGGAGACGACCGACGTTGAGTTCTCACACGTCAGCTTCGCCTATCCGGGCAGTGACACCCCCGCCCTGAGCGAGGTGTCCCTGCACTGCCGACCGGGCACCACCACTGCGCTGATCGGGCCGTCGGGCTCCGGCAAGACGACGGTGACCCGGCTCATCGCGCGATTCTTCGATGTGGACACAGGGCAGGTGCGGGTGGGCGGCGTCGATGTTCGTGAACTCGATCCGAGCGCCTTGCTCGACGAGATCGCCATCGTGTTCCAGGACGTCTACCTGTTCGACGACACCATCGAGAACAACCTGCGCCTAGCTCGGCCGGAGGCGACGTGGGAAGAGCTCACGGAGGCCGCGGCGGCAGCGCGACTCGATGAGGTGATCGAGCGACTGCCCAACGGCTGGAACACATGTGTGGGCGAGGCGGGGGCCCAACTGTCGGGCGGCGAACGTCAACGTGTCGCGATCGCCCGGGCGATCCTCAAGCGAGCCCGCATCGTGCTCGTCGACGAGGCAAGTTCCGCTCTCGACCCGGAGAACGAAGCCGCGATCACCGAGGCGATCGCCAACCTCGGTGACGACCCCGACCGCACGGTGATCGTGATCGCCCATCATCCCGCCACTCTGGCCGCTGCGGACCATGTGGTCTCGCTCGACGGCAGCCGAGTCGTCGAGACCGGCACGCCGGCGGAGCTGCTGCGCACGGACGGGGCATTCGCCCGCCTCAGCCGGCAGAACGAGCGAGCGCGACACTGGCGGATCGCCGACCACGGATGA
- a CDS encoding ABC transporter substrate-binding protein — MPRRTSRRHRTRTAGLWAVLIATGLILSGCGSATGENPPAAANTTTVKAANGRITVPVTDQHIWALDVYTALNLLAVGVVPEHAARTHQGQEAREGIAADAGVKIVEAHKLELVVSATPSLIVGIDHPEHRALLKHLKAIAPVVLIEDGTEIKEQLAMMGTMTRRTTEARKTVNRIGTATATLAARIKGAGYSGRTVSILQEYPTVFYAYDNSTQCGALLTRLGLDRPEVQSGESEWGYTEVSEENLGEHGADIVIALVDRIYAKGKSVLDSPMLDTSEAITAEVEFSGWYNSDILSAWWVLHDVAAILFHQAQPATHADVPALWSRALGTETPGVRSPSA, encoded by the coding sequence ATGCCACGCCGAACAAGCCGACGACACCGGACCCGCACGGCAGGGCTGTGGGCCGTACTCATCGCCACGGGCCTGATCTTGAGCGGCTGCGGCTCTGCAACCGGTGAGAACCCGCCCGCAGCGGCCAACACAACGACAGTAAAGGCCGCGAACGGTCGGATCACCGTGCCCGTGACCGATCAACACATCTGGGCGCTGGATGTGTACACGGCGCTGAACCTCCTGGCTGTCGGCGTCGTACCCGAACATGCCGCCAGGACCCACCAGGGACAGGAAGCCCGCGAAGGGATAGCTGCTGATGCGGGCGTGAAGATCGTCGAGGCGCACAAGCTGGAACTGGTCGTCAGCGCCACACCGTCCCTGATCGTCGGCATTGACCACCCCGAACACCGCGCCCTGCTCAAACACCTGAAGGCGATCGCCCCTGTCGTCCTCATCGAGGACGGGACCGAGATCAAGGAGCAGCTAGCGATGATGGGCACGATGACCAGGCGCACGACCGAGGCCAGGAAGACCGTCAATCGCATCGGTACGGCGACCGCAACGCTTGCTGCACGGATCAAAGGTGCCGGCTACTCGGGGCGGACCGTGTCCATCCTCCAGGAGTATCCGACCGTCTTCTACGCCTACGACAACAGCACTCAATGCGGAGCGCTGCTGACCCGTCTGGGTCTGGACCGTCCCGAGGTGCAGTCCGGCGAGTCCGAGTGGGGGTACACCGAAGTCTCCGAGGAGAACCTCGGCGAGCACGGCGCCGACATCGTGATCGCTCTGGTGGACCGCATCTACGCCAAGGGAAAGTCCGTGCTCGACAGCCCCATGCTCGACACCTCCGAAGCGATCACCGCGGAAGTGGAGTTCTCCGGCTGGTACAACAGCGACATCCTCAGTGCGTGGTGGGTTCTGCACGATGTGGCGGCCATTCTGTTCCATCAGGCACAACCCGCCACCCATGCGGACGTACCGGCTCTATGGTCGCGAGCCCTCGGGACCGAAACTCCGGGCGTCCGCAGCCCCTCGGCCTGA
- the melC1 gene encoding apotyrosinase chaperone MelC1: MSRLTRRQALGAVTSAAAGVALIGVATASANTAPAKGKAAPPAAGAGPAPFDEVFRGRRIQGLPTETDAHAHAHAGHSAGYRVLIDGRELHVMQHGKSGWSSPINHYERFSSPREAARTAVTALKGAAVVPFDPTV; the protein is encoded by the coding sequence ATGTCCAGACTCACTCGCCGTCAGGCCCTCGGGGCCGTCACCAGCGCTGCCGCGGGCGTTGCCCTGATCGGCGTGGCGACCGCTTCGGCGAACACCGCACCGGCAAAGGGCAAGGCCGCCCCACCCGCTGCCGGCGCGGGGCCCGCGCCCTTCGACGAGGTCTTTCGAGGCCGCCGCATCCAGGGCCTGCCCACTGAGACCGATGCCCATGCCCACGCCCACGCCGGGCACAGCGCCGGCTACCGCGTTCTGATCGACGGCCGCGAACTCCATGTGATGCAGCACGGAAAGAGCGGCTGGAGCAGCCCGATCAACCACTACGAGAGGTTCTCCTCCCCGCGCGAGGCCGCTCGCACCGCGGTCACCGCACTCAAGGGTGCGGCCGTCGTCCCCTTCGACCCCACCGTCTGA
- a CDS encoding tyrosinase family protein, which translates to MTVRKNQANLTTAEKKAFVDAVLEVKRLGVYDEFVAAHRLRFALDMNTGIYVGHFGPSFFPWHRKFLIDFESELQKVDASVSIPYWDWTADNTVGSSLWAPNFLGGTGRALDDQVMDGPFAYSAGKWPITIQVDTRPFLARNLAYRVPTLPTRAEVDAALAMPTYDSAPFRDGSAGFRSTLEGSAGYMSMHNRVHTWVWGQMESSVSPNDPVFWLHHSFVDKLWAEWQALHPSSAHYLPAGGTPDVIDLNETMPPWANTTPQSMLDHTPFYTYV; encoded by the coding sequence ATGACCGTACGCAAGAACCAGGCGAACCTCACGACCGCCGAGAAGAAGGCATTTGTCGACGCCGTACTGGAGGTCAAGCGCCTCGGTGTGTACGACGAGTTCGTCGCCGCCCACCGTCTCCGGTTCGCATTGGATATGAACACCGGTATCTACGTGGGCCACTTCGGCCCCTCGTTCTTTCCCTGGCACCGGAAGTTCCTCATCGACTTCGAGTCGGAACTCCAGAAGGTCGACGCATCGGTGTCGATCCCCTACTGGGACTGGACCGCCGACAACACGGTCGGCTCCTCGCTCTGGGCACCGAACTTCCTCGGCGGTACCGGACGCGCCCTGGACGACCAGGTGATGGACGGCCCCTTCGCGTACTCCGCCGGCAAGTGGCCCATCACCATCCAGGTCGACACCCGCCCCTTCCTCGCCCGCAATCTCGCCTACCGGGTCCCCACCCTCCCGACCCGGGCCGAGGTCGACGCCGCACTTGCCATGCCCACCTATGACTCAGCGCCCTTCCGTGACGGCTCGGCGGGCTTCCGCTCCACGCTCGAAGGCTCGGCGGGCTATATGAGCATGCACAACCGAGTGCACACCTGGGTCTGGGGCCAAATGGAGTCGAGCGTCTCCCCGAACGACCCGGTGTTCTGGCTGCACCACTCGTTCGTCGACAAGCTCTGGGCCGAATGGCAGGCGCTGCACCCGAGCAGTGCCCACTACCTCCCGGCCGGAGGCACGCCCGATGTGATCGATCTGAACGAGACCATGCCGCCCTGGGCCAACACGACCCCGCAGAGCATGCTGGACCACACCCCGTTCTACACCTACGTCTGA